The genomic interval ATTTCGTTTGCGCGAGCAGGGGAACACCGTTATTATCATTGAACATAATTTGGACGTGATTAAAACGGCAGATTGGATTATTGATCTGGGGCCTGAAGGCGGCAGTAAAGGCGGTCGTATTGTAGCTACAGGCACTCCCGAGCAAGTAGCTGAATGTGAGCAGTCCTACACAGGGCAATTTTTGAAACCCATTTTGCGAGTATAACAAAACCTATTAACGCAAATTAAGCGTCTATTACATCGAATTTTTTGAAATGATGATACAGGTAAAAACTTAGAGGTAAAAGTAAGGCCCATGTAATTCCTACAGAAAAATAAAAGGGGTAAGTTCGTTCGATAACCACTATATTGCATGTGGCACCAATTTTGTAAGCAAATGGCATCAAAAAAAGAGTAAGCAAAAACCAAGTGAAATAATAGCGTGTCAATTTTTCATTAAGAATAATCAAATTTAAGCCAAAACTTAACCAGATACATATCATCCATGGAGCTGTGAAATAAGGAGCAAAAGGGTTAGCTTTAAAATAAATATAGTTTTGGTGCAGCCAAATTGTATCGGTAATAGAACCAATCAAGCCAATAAAAAGGGCAAAATAAAGCGCTTTTAAGTAAGGTAGGCGATTAATTAATTGCCAACTAATTTGTACGGCAATAATTAAAAAACCAATGATGGGTCCAAGGTATATGTCGTTTTGTGCTGCAAAATAAAAGCAGGCTATCCAACATAAATAGTAGGATAGAAAATGGATACACCACCCGAGTTTATTGTTATTCATTGATTTATCTCATTTTATAATCCGTTGCTAGTCAACTCTATTTTACAGGAATTAATTCATTTATTTCTTTACTAAAAATAGATAAAAGTGTAGAAACGTAGCCTTGGTTATACTGTTTTTTTTATAATTTTCGGTCTA from Legionella sainthelensi carries:
- a CDS encoding DUF2878 family protein, which encodes MNNNKLGWCIHFLSYYLCWIACFYFAAQNDIYLGPIIGFLIIAVQISWQLINRLPYLKALYFALFIGLIGSITDTIWLHQNYIYFKANPFAPYFTAPWMICIWLSFGLNLIILNEKLTRYYFTWFLLTLFLMPFAYKIGATCNIVVIERTYPFYFSVGITWALLLPLSFYLYHHFKKFDVIDA